A genomic region of Papaver somniferum cultivar HN1 chromosome 7, ASM357369v1, whole genome shotgun sequence contains the following coding sequences:
- the LOC113296919 gene encoding uncharacterized protein LOC113296919 produces MEAVYFNEEGGGPDSGRTSTTTEMMKKYYTKRTRMRIDQEQEKVHGNRQDYPAPDKEMRHEASELMPKPATANRNSLLFPCTNKNDSYAFDYNYGGSGGFDHIRVGCLYELNHSPDQNSIPAQLKSVRVVMVISRTEINVTLRFPSVLSLHTHYSNTNAIVSDDRNKRIQYQHPQLMKKGKLRVHPELDEEYVMHLKLAGKLLIRKILSSEFSKQKHLKSFWALTSQQPILASIPVQDYSGSDDNYVSDDDDDDGNCNEAQVGRIGLKRGTENYQSNLCRSWSSGGSSRYDNKLVMRKRGTCWSALTNNSDLHWGVRRRVAFMGPNKSNSNNDHHQDYRAEISNRFMRKSSRASEHQYYQHQSSLGIFEAVPEEEEEQEQDEEEANANEMVEILGMDQNHSIFRTNITTEDDDDDEEYHLSLERRRSLRSRNVDRSSKQLAVLLRNRKPSNNSKTAKKKIKPQCRRGLYNRKKEEEEEEEEEEEEEEDSDDEQNKLTRRATRSSAAASGLKIKIKKNNTTKKKKRRIKNTEQSNKDNQIVLHNKRQLVSVTSYDRWSKERYRKAEVSMLQIMKEKDAVSGKPVMRRVLRMEARKYIGDTGLLDHLLKHMSGKVAPDGEVRFRRRHNAEGEMEYWLENADLVNIRREAGVKDPYWTPPPGWMPGDNPSQDPLCAKDIKYLKQEMSSLKRNVEEIMYKQQQNKMNGDSSELVIVPVNNLSSVDTPLGEADDSTQHQSVVPQLQASISPITTITTTPLVVDQPHQPQQNQLQNFHSLEEDYNNLMKKKAELEQQLLEISNSLNGMQEEVWKFTSRVEDARTPTTTAGAEKSLSVLTVVEDSNTRKRKASDEKGLDDQVWVTPERSDDREKVNEEKQKVVEKETKEEKRQRLRSGFRICKPQGSFLWPNMVAAASSPGNNNSNSSSSCSNRMMMLSPTATYNQSQVVPTPTSVSSSTTSKSDFLLLPPPQNQETHLTTPPPQVKPLLDVSSPDKKVMVTTIPSTSFSPPNTDKVDFVNLGSPPAYHHHQSSSSLLWRDQIPMYHHQVGFSDVSPATNSQGLFCGTPNNSFYTNRSNTTRAAQAVRQHHHQQPRTLSLLPNVSCGRGNDDKHLQHQENDAVRIAQEAAAAVSFNSRNAASTTTTTSDYDTPIRREMVIPQIYQRKQKQHHQ; encoded by the exons ATGGAAGCTGTTTACTTTAACGAGGAGGGAGGTGGTCCAGACTCAGGCCGTACTTCAACAACCACT GAAATGATGAAGAAGTACTACACCAAGAGAACGAGGATGAGAATTGACCAAGAGCAGGAAAAGGTTCACGGGAACAGACAAGACTATCCTGCTCCTGACAAGGAAATGAGACATGAAGCATCAGAGTTAATGCCAAAGCCTGCTACTGCTAACCGCAACAGCTTACTCTTTCCATGCACCAACAAAAATGACTCCTACGCTTTCGACTACAATTATG GTGGAAGTGGAGGGTTTGACCATATAAGAGTGGGGTGTCTCTATGAATTAAATCACAGTCCTGATCAGAATTCCATTCCAGCTCAACTCAAATCAGTTCGTGTAGTAATG GTGATCTCAAGAACAGAGATTAATGTAACACTTAGGTTCCCAAGCGTGTTATCACTTCATACCCACTACAGTAATACTAATGCTATCGTCTCTGATGATCGAAACAAAAGGATCCAGTACCAGCAcccacaactaatgaagaaagggAAATTGCGAGTGCATCCAGAATTAGATGAAGAGTATGTGATGCATTTAAAACTAGCAGGTAAATTATTGATCCGGAAAATACTGTCTTCAGAATTCTCGAAACAGAAGCATCTCAAGAGCTTTTGGGCACTTACCTCCCAACAACCAATATTAGCATCAATACCAGTACAAGACTATAGTGGATCAGATGATAACTATgttagtgatgatgatgatgatgatggcaattgtAATGAGGCTCAAGTAGGTCGGATTGGGTTGAAGAGAGGCACAGAAAATTATCAGTCTAATTTATGTCGTTCATGGTCTAGTGGTGGTAGCAGTAGGTATGATAATAAATTGGTCATGAGGAAGAGGGGAACCTGCTGGTCTGCTCTTACAAATAATTCTGATTTGCATTGGGGTGTGAGAAGGAGAGTAGCCTTCATGGGACCAAACAAGAGCAATAGCAACAATGATCACCACCAAGACTACAGAGCAGAGATTAGCAATAGGTTTATGAGAAAGAGCAGCAGGGCATCAGAACATCAGTATTATCAGCATCAATCATCTTTGGGCATTTTTGAGGCTGTcccagaagaggaagaagaacaggaacaagatgaagaagaagcaaaTGCAAATGAAATGGTTGAAATTCTGGGGATGGATCAAAATCACAGTATCTTCAGGACTAATATTACcactgaggatgatgatgatgatgaagagtaTCATCTTAGTctagagagaagaagaagtcTCAGAAGTAGAAATGTTGATAGAAGTTCCAAGCAGCTGGCGGTGCTGCTGAGAAATAGAAAACCCAGCAACAACTCCAagacagcaaagaagaagattaaaCCTCAATGCCGTAGGGGTTTATATAATCGGAagaaagaggaggaggaggaggaggaggaggaggaggaggaggaggaggatagtgatgatgaacaGAATAAACTTACTCGTCGTGCTACTAGGAGCTCTGCTGCTGCTTCTGGATTGAAGATTAAGATTAAGAAGAATAACAcaactaagaagaagaagagaaggatcAAGAATACGGAACAGAGCAATAAGGATAACCAGATTGTACTCCACAACAAGAGACAACTGGTGTCTGTTACTTCGTATGATAGGTGGTCTAAAGAGAGGTATAGGAAAGCTGAGGTGAGCATGCTGCAAATCATGAAAGAGAAAGATGCAGTTTCTGGGAAACCAGTCATGAGAAGGGTGTTAAGGATGGAAGCTCGCAAGTACATTGGAGACACGGGTCTATTGGACCATCTCTTGAAACACATGTCTGGTAAGGTTGCTCCAGATGGTGAGGTAAGGTTTCGAAGACGTCATAATGCGGAGGGAGAGATGGAATATTGGCTAGAGAATGCAGATTTGGTTAACATCAGGAGAGAAGCCGGAGTCAAGGATCCTTATTGGACACCACCACCTGGATGGATGCCTGGAGATAACCCTTCCCAAGATCCGCTCTGTgctaaagacataaaatacctcaAACAAGAAATGTCCAGTCTCAAAAGAAATGTGGAGGAAATCATGTATAAGCAACAGCAGAACAAGATGAATGGGGATAGTTCAGAATTAGTCATAGTGCCAGTGAATAATCTAAGTTCTGTTGATACTCCTTTGGGTGAGGCAGATGATAGTACTCAACATCAATCAGTAGTACCCCAATTGCAAGCTAGCATTTCTCCCATCACCACAATTACTACTACACCTCTAGTTGTTGACCAGCCGCATCAGCCGCAACAAAATCAACTTCAAAATTTTCACTCATTGGAGGAAGATTATAACAATTTGATGAAGAAAAAAGCAGAATTGGAGCAACAGCTGCTTGAAATTTCAAATTCCTTGAATGGGATGCAG GAAGAGGTGTGGAAATTTACTTCTAGGGTGGAAGATGCAAGAACTCCTACAACTACTGCTGGGGCTGAAAAATCATTATCAGTGTTAACAGTAGTAGAAGACAGTAATACTAGAAAAAGGAAAGCATCTGATGAGAAAGGATTAGATGATCAAGTATGGGTAACACCGGAGAGATCAGATGACCGTGAAAAAGTGAATGAAGAGAAACAAAAAGTAGTTGAGaaggaaacaaaagaagaaaagcgTCAGAGACTGAGAAGTGGGTTCAGGATATGCAAGCCTCAAGGATCTTTTCTGTGGCCAAACATGGTTGCTGCCGCATCATCTCCAGGTAACAACAATAGCAACAGTAGTAGTTCCTGCAGTAATAGGATGATGATGTTGTCTCCTACTGCTACTTACAATCAGAGTCAAGTGGTCCCAACTCCCACATCTGTATCTTCCTCCACCACTTCAAAATCCGATTTTCTTCTTCTACCACCACCTCAAAATCAGGAAACCCATTTAACTACACCACCACCACAAGTGAAGCCCTTACTGGATGTGAGCAGTCCTGATAAGAAAGTTATGGTTACTACAATTCCATCAACCTCATTCTCACCACCAAACACTGATAAAGTGGACTTTGTAAATCTGGGATCACCACCAGCTTACCATCATCATCAATCATCCTCTAGCCTCTTATGGAGAGATCAGATCCCCATGTATCATCACCAAGTTGGCTTCAGTGACGTTTCCCCTGCTACTAACAGTCAAGGTCTATTCTGTGGGACCCCCAACAACTCCTTTTACACCAACAGGTCCAATACTACCAGAGCCGCCCAAGCAGTAcgccaacaccaccaccaacaaccacgtACTCTGTCTCTCCTCCCAAAt GTGTCCTGTGGAAGAGGAAATGATGATAAACATCTTCAACATCAGGAAAATGATGCTGTAAGGATAGCACAGGAGGCAGCTGCTGCAGTGAGCTTCAACAGCCGTAATGCTGCTAGTACTACTACTACTACGAGTGATTATGATACGCCCATTAGAAGAGAGATGGTGATCCCGCAGATCTATCAGAGGAAGCAGAAACAACATCACCAGTAG
- the LOC113296920 gene encoding probable WRKY transcription factor 39, protein MEEIEEANKAAVGSFHGLLSLISQQQQQDQNHHYRRSLMVETGEAVFKFKRVISLLNNTSFGHGRVRKQRTKFQSHLPQHIFLDNPNSITSAKPLQIIKTLENTNLELGSTTKTTNNNSLQLSQNMFLDKSAALEMSSISKTSHLILPSTVAHYQFFQQHQQLQLQQHQQRLHLQQQQQQQQKMKFEAEMSYRKSGSGMHVQFDNPSCTPTMSSSFISSLSMDASASSLDRKQFHFNGVPQSSDRNSQQTPKRRCSGRGEDGSVKCGSSGRCHCSKRRKLRVKRSIKVPAISNKIADIPPDEYSWRKYGQKPIKGSPHPRGYYKCSSMRGCPARKHVERCLEEPSMLIVTYEGEHSHSRLLSLPANTS, encoded by the exons ATGGAGGAGATTGAGGAAGCTAATAAAGCAGCTGTTGGGAGCTTCCATGGACTTCTTTCTCTCATatctcaacaacagcaacaagatcagaatcatCATTACAGGAGAAGTTTAATGGTTGAGACAGGAGAAGCTGTGTTCAAGTTCAAGAGAGTAATATCTCTTCTTAACAATACTAGTTTTGGTCATGGCAGAGTTAGAAAACAAAGGACCAAGTTTCAATCTCATTTACCTCAACATATCTTCTtagataatcctaattctataaCTTCAGCTAAACCTCTTCAGATCATCAAAACCTTGGAAAACACAAATCTGGAGTTAGGTTCAACAACTAAAACCACCAACAACAACTCTCTACAGCTTAGTCAGAATATGTTTCTAGATAAGTCAGCAGCCTTAGAGATGAGTTCAATTTCTAAGACTTCTCATCTAATTTTGCCATCAACAGTAGCACACTACCAATTCTTCCAGCAACATCAGCAACTCCAACTGCAACAACATCAGCAAAGGTTGCaccttcagcagcagcagcagcaacagcaaaagaTGAAATTTGAAGCTGAAATGTCGTACCGGAAGAGTGGTAGTGGTATGCATGTTCAATTTGACAACCCTAGTTGTACACCCACCATGTCATCTTCATTCATATCATCACTGAGCATGGATGCAAGTGCATCTAGTTTGGATAGAAAACAATTTCATTTTAATGGGGTGCCTCAGTCATCTGATCGAAACTCACAGCAGACCCCAAAAAGGAGGTGCTCCGGTAGAGGAGAAGATGGAAGTGTTAAATGTGGAAGTAGTGGTAGATGCCATTGTTCAAAGAGGAG GAAATTGAGGGTGAAGAGATCAATCAAGGTGCCTGCTATTAGTAACAAGATTGCTGATATACCCCCTGATGAGTATTCATGGAGGAAATATGGGCAAAAACCAATCAAGGGGTCACCACATCCTAG GGGATACTATAAATGTAGTAGCATGAGAGGTTGTCCAGCAAGAAAACATGTAGAAAGGTGCTTGGAAGAACCTTCAATGCTTATTGTCACTTACGAAGGTGAACACAGTCACTCCAGGTTACTATCTTTACCTGCCAACACATCATAA